The following proteins come from a genomic window of Natrinema saccharevitans:
- a CDS encoding MFS transporter, with amino-acid sequence MTLNDNDRSIAAFAMLAHATVHWFELAIPIFLVVWLEAFDLSIAVAGIAVAAGYALFGIGALPAGLLADRYGPKRLVLACLVGMSVSFVGLALATSIYGIAAALVCWGVTASVYHPAGLALISTGVEDRGTVFAWHGIAGNLGIALGPFATATLLLALDWRLVAVALAVPGAVATLYGLRARFDPTAAVGDDRESTGLLSATEFVATSRSLFAGSFLLVFAVVTIVGLYYRGILTYLPELLNGLPALAGIEPPAALEELSLGDYFYVALLVAGMAGQYVAGKLTSRVPVARGLAVVFVGLAALAVAFVPVSGLGLLPILLYCGVLGFALFAIEPFYQEAVAVYTPPDARGLSYGYTYLGMFGLGSLSIALGGYLLDHATTAALFATLAAIALLGAGIAVRLLFGPTPVSSGSPDAADASAGDD; translated from the coding sequence ATGACGCTGAACGACAACGACCGCTCGATCGCGGCCTTCGCCATGCTCGCCCACGCGACCGTCCACTGGTTCGAACTGGCGATCCCGATCTTCCTGGTCGTCTGGCTCGAGGCGTTCGACCTCTCGATCGCGGTCGCCGGGATCGCGGTCGCGGCCGGCTACGCGCTGTTCGGGATCGGCGCGTTGCCCGCCGGCCTGCTCGCCGACCGCTACGGGCCGAAGCGGCTCGTCCTCGCCTGTCTGGTCGGGATGAGCGTCTCCTTCGTGGGACTGGCGCTCGCGACCTCGATATACGGCATCGCCGCCGCGCTGGTCTGTTGGGGCGTCACGGCGAGCGTCTACCACCCCGCGGGGCTGGCGCTGATAAGCACCGGCGTCGAGGACCGCGGGACGGTCTTCGCCTGGCACGGCATCGCCGGCAACCTCGGCATCGCGCTCGGCCCCTTCGCGACCGCGACCCTGCTGCTCGCGCTCGACTGGCGGCTCGTCGCCGTCGCGCTGGCGGTCCCCGGCGCGGTCGCGACCCTCTACGGGCTGCGGGCCCGGTTCGATCCGACCGCGGCCGTCGGGGACGACCGCGAGTCGACCGGCTTGCTCTCGGCGACCGAGTTCGTTGCGACCTCGCGCTCGCTGTTCGCCGGCTCGTTCCTGCTGGTCTTCGCGGTCGTCACGATCGTCGGCCTCTACTATCGGGGCATCCTCACCTACCTGCCGGAACTGTTGAACGGGCTGCCCGCGCTCGCGGGGATCGAGCCGCCGGCCGCGCTCGAGGAACTCTCCCTGGGCGACTACTTCTACGTCGCCCTGCTGGTCGCGGGGATGGCCGGCCAGTACGTCGCGGGGAAGCTGACGAGCCGCGTTCCCGTCGCCCGCGGGCTGGCGGTGGTCTTCGTCGGGCTCGCGGCCCTCGCCGTCGCGTTCGTACCGGTGTCCGGACTTGGCCTCCTCCCGATACTGCTCTACTGCGGTGTCCTCGGCTTCGCGCTGTTCGCGATCGAGCCGTTCTACCAGGAGGCCGTCGCCGTCTACACGCCGCCGGACGCGCGGGGCCTCTCCTACGGCTACACCTACCTCGGCATGTTCGGGCTGGGCTCGCTCAGCATCGCGCTGGGCGGCTACCTGCTCGACCACGCGACGACGGCGGCGCTGTTCGCGACCCTCGCGGCGATCGCGCTGCTCGGTGCCGGGATCGCGGTGCGGTTGCTGTTCGGCCCGACACCGGTCTCGAGCGGATCGCCCGACGCGGCGGACGCGAGCGCGGGCGACGACTGA
- a CDS encoding CDC48 family AAA ATPase, with the protein MKLTVKPLKQKDAGRGLAAIDRVSMNELDLENGDYIVITGKGDGRAVARVWPGYPEDEGRGIVRIDGRLRQEADVGIDDTVTIEPADVKPAKSVTVALPQNLRIRGDIGPLVRDKLSGQAVTEGQTVPFSLSFGPMASSGQSVPLKIASTSPSGTVVITDSTSIEISETPAEQVSSSGGTSAEGVPNVTYEDIGGLDDELDQVREMIELPMRHPELFQQLGIEPPKGVLLHGPPGTGKTLMAKAVANEIDAHFETISGPEIMSKYYGESEEKLREVFEEAEENAPAIVFIDELDSIAAKREDAGGDVERRVVAQLLSLMDGLEERGRVTVIAATNRVDDIDPALRRGGRFDREIEIGVPDKDGRKEILQVHTRGMPLQEGIDLDRYAENTHGFVGADLESLTREGAMNALRRIRPDLDLESEEIDAEVLETLEVTEADFKEALKGIQPSAMREVFVEVPDVTWNDVGGLEDTKERLRENVQWPLDYPEVFDELDMQAAKGVLMYGPPGTGKTLLAKAVANEAQSNFISIKGPELLNKYVGESEKGVREVFEKARSNAPTVIFFDEIDSIAGQRGRQQGDSGVGERVVSQLLTELDGLEELEDVVVIATTNRPDLIDSALLRPGRLDRHVHVPVPDEDGRRKIFGVHTRDKPLADAVDLDWLASETEGYVGADIEAVTREASMAASREFINSVDPEEMADTVGNVRISKDHFEHALEEVNPSVTPETREQYEEIEERFDTAEPAQEEEQLGRTFQ; encoded by the coding sequence ATGAAGCTCACCGTCAAACCACTGAAACAGAAGGACGCCGGCCGCGGACTCGCCGCGATCGACCGGGTATCGATGAACGAACTCGACCTCGAGAACGGCGATTACATCGTCATCACGGGCAAAGGCGACGGCCGGGCCGTCGCTCGCGTCTGGCCCGGCTATCCCGAGGACGAGGGACGCGGCATCGTCAGGATCGACGGCCGCCTGCGTCAGGAGGCCGACGTCGGGATCGACGACACCGTCACCATCGAACCCGCCGACGTCAAACCCGCGAAGTCGGTCACCGTCGCGCTCCCGCAGAACCTCCGCATCCGCGGGGACATCGGCCCGCTCGTCCGCGACAAGCTCAGCGGGCAGGCCGTCACCGAGGGACAGACGGTGCCGTTCTCGCTGTCGTTCGGGCCGATGGCCAGTTCCGGCCAGTCGGTCCCGCTGAAGATCGCCAGCACCTCGCCCAGCGGCACGGTCGTCATCACGGACTCGACCAGCATCGAGATCTCGGAGACGCCGGCCGAACAGGTCAGCTCGAGCGGCGGCACGTCCGCCGAGGGCGTCCCGAACGTCACCTACGAGGACATCGGCGGTCTGGACGACGAACTCGATCAGGTCCGCGAGATGATCGAGCTGCCGATGCGCCACCCCGAGCTGTTCCAGCAGCTGGGCATCGAACCGCCGAAAGGCGTCCTGCTGCACGGCCCGCCGGGCACGGGGAAGACCCTGATGGCAAAGGCCGTCGCCAACGAGATCGACGCCCACTTCGAGACGATCTCCGGCCCGGAGATCATGTCGAAGTACTACGGCGAAAGCGAGGAGAAGCTCCGCGAGGTTTTCGAGGAGGCCGAGGAGAACGCGCCCGCGATCGTCTTCATCGACGAACTCGACTCGATCGCGGCCAAACGCGAGGACGCCGGCGGTGACGTCGAACGCCGCGTCGTCGCCCAGCTCCTCTCGCTGATGGATGGCCTCGAGGAGCGGGGCCGGGTCACCGTCATCGCCGCGACCAACCGCGTCGACGACATCGACCCCGCGCTCCGCCGCGGCGGTCGATTCGACCGCGAGATCGAGATCGGCGTCCCCGACAAGGACGGCCGCAAGGAGATCCTGCAGGTCCACACCCGCGGGATGCCCCTCCAGGAGGGGATCGACCTCGACCGGTACGCCGAGAACACTCACGGCTTCGTCGGGGCCGACCTCGAGAGCCTGACCCGCGAGGGCGCGATGAACGCCCTGCGACGCATCCGTCCCGATCTCGACCTCGAGTCAGAGGAGATCGACGCCGAAGTGCTGGAGACGCTCGAGGTCACCGAGGCCGACTTCAAGGAGGCGCTCAAGGGCATCCAGCCCTCCGCGATGCGGGAGGTCTTCGTCGAGGTCCCCGACGTCACCTGGAACGACGTCGGCGGCCTAGAGGACACCAAAGAGCGGCTCCGCGAGAACGTCCAGTGGCCCCTCGACTACCCCGAGGTGTTCGACGAGCTGGACATGCAGGCCGCCAAGGGCGTGCTGATGTACGGGCCGCCGGGCACGGGGAAGACCCTGCTCGCCAAGGCCGTCGCCAACGAGGCCCAGTCGAATTTCATCTCGATCAAGGGCCCCGAGCTGCTGAACAAGTACGTCGGCGAGTCCGAGAAGGGCGTCCGCGAGGTCTTCGAGAAGGCGCGGTCGAACGCACCGACCGTGATCTTCTTCGACGAGATCGACTCGATCGCGGGCCAGCGCGGCCGCCAGCAGGGCGACTCCGGCGTCGGCGAACGCGTCGTCTCGCAGCTGCTGACCGAACTCGACGGGCTCGAGGAACTGGAAGACGTCGTCGTCATCGCGACGACCAACCGGCCCGACCTGATCGACTCGGCGCTGCTCCGTCCCGGACGGCTGGACCGTCACGTCCACGTGCCCGTCCCCGACGAGGACGGCCGCCGGAAGATCTTCGGGGTCCACACCCGCGACAAGCCCCTGGCCGACGCGGTCGACCTCGACTGGCTCGCCAGCGAGACCGAGGGGTACGTCGGGGCCGACATCGAAGCGGTCACGCGCGAGGCCTCGATGGCCGCCAGCCGCGAGTTCATCAACTCGGTCGACCCCGAGGAGATGGCCGACACCGTCGGCAACGTCCGCATCAGCAAGGACCACTTCGAACACGCCCTCGAGGAGGTCAACCCGAGCGTGACCCCCGAAACCCGCGAGCAGTACGAGGAGATCGAAGAGCGGTTCGACACCGCCGAACCCGCACAGGAAGAAGAGCAGCTCGGCCGGACCTTCCAGTAA
- a CDS encoding DUF7127 family protein — protein sequence MTLDQFTREEGQLARRYEYDDATVMAVDFGTGVEDVSVDVVDDTVIVVLDSAERSSADHSSGDAPLEDDDQYEVELPTAAGDAHTFIKNGVLTIELEEER from the coding sequence ATGACTCTCGACCAATTCACCCGCGAAGAGGGGCAGTTAGCCCGTCGGTACGAGTACGACGACGCCACGGTCATGGCCGTCGACTTCGGCACCGGAGTCGAGGACGTCTCGGTCGACGTCGTCGACGACACCGTCATCGTCGTCCTGGATAGCGCGGAACGAAGTTCCGCTGACCATTCGAGCGGCGACGCGCCGCTCGAAGATGATGACCAGTACGAGGTCGAACTTCCGACCGCTGCCGGAGACGCGCACACGTTTATCAAAAACGGCGTGCTCACTATCGAACTAGAGGAGGAACGATGA
- a CDS encoding alpha/beta fold hydrolase, which translates to MQAVTHHGRETAYEVIDRGADGPPICFVHGSGGSRTVWTGQHRLADRYPIVTVDLSGHGDSDDIDASAGYSALSAYTDDVLAVVEATGAEVLVGNSLGGAVVLQLLLERDADPEAAVLTGTGARLGVLDDLLTWLKSDFERAIEFLHGPDRLFHDPDADVRERSMELMADTGQAVTRRDFLTCHEFDVRDRLDEIAVPTLAVYGEHDQLTPPRFHEFLADEIEEGRRAEIEDAAHLAMIERPDAFNGVVEAFLADLEN; encoded by the coding sequence ATGCAAGCGGTAACACATCACGGCCGGGAGACGGCGTACGAGGTTATCGACCGGGGAGCCGACGGACCGCCGATCTGTTTCGTCCACGGCAGCGGGGGATCACGAACGGTCTGGACCGGCCAGCACCGACTCGCGGACCGGTATCCGATCGTCACGGTGGATCTCAGCGGCCACGGCGACTCCGACGACATCGACGCCAGTGCCGGCTACAGCGCGTTGTCGGCCTACACCGACGACGTACTCGCCGTCGTCGAGGCGACCGGAGCCGAGGTCCTCGTCGGGAACTCCCTCGGCGGCGCGGTCGTCCTCCAACTGCTGCTCGAGCGCGACGCTGACCCCGAGGCCGCCGTTCTGACCGGGACTGGCGCGCGGCTGGGCGTTCTCGACGACCTGTTGACGTGGCTGAAATCGGATTTCGAGCGGGCGATCGAGTTCCTGCACGGTCCGGATCGGCTCTTTCACGACCCCGACGCCGACGTCCGGGAGCGATCGATGGAGTTGATGGCCGACACCGGACAAGCGGTCACCCGACGGGACTTCCTGACTTGCCACGAGTTCGACGTCCGCGACCGCCTCGACGAGATCGCCGTCCCGACGCTCGCAGTCTACGGGGAACACGACCAGCTGACGCCGCCGAGATTCCACGAGTTCCTCGCCGACGAGATCGAGGAGGGTCGACGCGCCGAGATCGAGGACGCAGCACATCTGGCGATGATCGAGCGACCGGACGCGTTCAACGGGGTCGTCGAGGCGTTTCTCGCGGATCTCGAGAACTGA
- a CDS encoding DUF7511 domain-containing protein yields MSESSKRCVGERESATDHGSGLQHVTVEHDNIAVCTMFPQEIDEGAISTAWLTATTDSFVALEDRR; encoded by the coding sequence ATGTCCGAATCATCGAAACGCTGTGTCGGCGAACGCGAGTCGGCCACCGACCACGGATCGGGACTGCAACACGTCACCGTCGAACACGACAATATCGCAGTGTGTACGATGTTCCCGCAGGAGATCGACGAGGGAGCGATATCGACGGCGTGGCTCACCGCGACGACCGACTCGTTCGTCGCGCTCGAGGACCGGCGATAG
- the panB gene encoding 3-methyl-2-oxobutanoate hydroxymethyltransferase, whose product MPTVRDVRSKAGEEPITMLTAYDAPTASIVDEAGVDIILVGDSLGNTTLGHETTLPVTVDDMARHTGAVARATDDALIVADMPFLSIGVDEAASVENAGRMLKEEDAHAVKLECGPHTVDLTEKLVRLGIPVMAHLGLTPQHVNQYGGYPRQGTDQEAAERILELAEAHEDAGAFSLVLEHVPSNLAAEVTEAIDIPTIGIGAGPDCDGQVLVVDDAVGLSEWTPSFSKQFGDVRGEMESAIDDYVSAVESGAFPAEEHGHEESDLEDLY is encoded by the coding sequence ATGCCTACCGTACGGGATGTCAGATCGAAAGCGGGCGAGGAACCGATCACGATGTTGACGGCGTACGACGCACCGACGGCCTCGATCGTCGACGAGGCCGGCGTCGATATCATCCTCGTCGGGGACAGCCTCGGAAACACGACGCTCGGCCACGAGACGACCCTGCCCGTGACCGTCGACGATATGGCCCGTCACACGGGCGCGGTCGCGCGAGCCACCGATGACGCACTGATCGTCGCCGACATGCCCTTCCTCTCGATCGGCGTCGACGAGGCCGCGAGCGTCGAGAACGCCGGCCGGATGCTCAAGGAAGAAGACGCCCACGCGGTCAAACTCGAGTGCGGCCCTCACACCGTCGATCTCACGGAAAAGCTGGTCCGGCTCGGGATTCCGGTGATGGCCCACCTCGGGCTCACGCCCCAGCACGTCAATCAGTACGGCGGCTACCCGCGACAGGGAACCGATCAGGAGGCCGCCGAACGGATCCTCGAGTTGGCAGAGGCCCACGAGGACGCGGGCGCGTTCTCGCTGGTCCTCGAACACGTCCCCTCGAACCTCGCGGCGGAGGTCACCGAGGCCATCGACATCCCGACGATCGGGATCGGGGCCGGCCCGGACTGCGACGGCCAGGTCCTCGTGGTCGACGACGCCGTCGGGTTGAGCGAGTGGACCCCCTCGTTCTCGAAGCAGTTCGGCGACGTTCGCGGAGAGATGGAGTCGGCGATCGACGACTACGTCTCGGCCGTCGAATCGGGCGCGTTCCCCGCCGAAGAACACGGTCACGAGGAGAGCGACCTCGAGGACCTCTACTGA
- a CDS encoding DUF5822 domain-containing protein, which yields MPERVETTSPDGVDYGWVMQTTFVVTILVGAPIVVALSTAVTLPSWADRAEFAIRVGAPVWLVTSLVIFAYAKRKQT from the coding sequence GTGCCAGAACGCGTCGAAACGACCTCGCCCGACGGGGTCGACTACGGCTGGGTGATGCAGACGACGTTCGTCGTCACCATTCTGGTCGGCGCACCGATCGTCGTCGCCCTCTCGACGGCCGTGACCCTGCCGTCGTGGGCCGATCGGGCCGAGTTCGCGATCCGGGTGGGGGCCCCCGTTTGGTTAGTCACGTCGCTCGTGATCTTCGCCTACGCCAAACGGAAGCAGACGTGA
- a CDS encoding HAD family hydrolase codes for MSDYDAIVYDLDGTLVDLAVDWDAVAVDVREVYDAANVEPPGEGLWAMLEGAAEAGLHEAVEAAIASHEHEGARASERLAHADELLERSLPAGVCSLNCERACRLALEEHALSAAVDAVVGRDTVGTWKPEPEPLLATARRLEVEPEQALFVGDSERDYRTAERAGMDFEYVGGRPSGV; via the coding sequence GTGAGCGACTACGACGCCATCGTCTACGATCTGGACGGGACCCTCGTGGACCTCGCGGTCGACTGGGACGCCGTCGCCGTCGACGTCCGTGAGGTGTACGACGCCGCGAACGTCGAGCCACCGGGCGAGGGGCTCTGGGCCATGCTCGAGGGCGCGGCCGAGGCCGGACTGCACGAGGCGGTCGAGGCGGCCATCGCGTCCCACGAACACGAGGGTGCCCGGGCCTCCGAGCGGCTCGCGCACGCTGACGAGCTGCTCGAGCGGTCGCTGCCCGCGGGCGTCTGTTCGTTGAACTGCGAGCGGGCCTGTCGGCTCGCGCTCGAGGAACACGCCCTCTCGGCGGCGGTCGATGCGGTCGTCGGTCGGGACACGGTCGGGACGTGGAAGCCGGAGCCGGAGCCGTTGCTCGCGACGGCGCGCCGGCTCGAGGTCGAGCCCGAGCAGGCGCTGTTCGTCGGTGACTCCGAGCGCGATTACCGGACCGCAGAACGGGCGGGGATGGACTTCGAGTACGTCGGTGGGAGACCGTCGGGCGTCTGA
- a CDS encoding dihydrodipicolinate synthase family protein — protein sequence MAQHDPGTDDPLSLRGVVPPTVTAFRDDEAVDYERTAAHARFVVDRGAHGVFPLGTNGEFPLLSGTERDRVVEAVVDEVGDEVPVIAGVGAPSTYRTVARAEHAEAVGADGIVVVTPYYYPLDGDGALEHYRRVAEAVDLPVYVYHIPSKTGNELSLETLAALAEIDTLAGVKDSSKDVPWLAQATDAHPDLTFLAGSDSLVFTGLAVGCSGAVSAVANVFPELVVDCYEAYDAGDRDRARELQSRIFAVRDALKTGDSYMSGVKTALRMRDFDAGPLRSPLRLADDESAAEMRDRLRDLELAGL from the coding sequence ATGGCTCAGCACGACCCCGGGACCGACGATCCGCTCTCGCTTCGCGGCGTCGTCCCGCCGACAGTCACCGCGTTCCGAGACGACGAGGCCGTCGACTACGAGCGGACGGCCGCCCACGCTCGGTTCGTCGTCGACCGCGGGGCCCACGGCGTCTTTCCGCTCGGCACCAACGGCGAGTTCCCCCTCCTGTCGGGGACCGAACGCGACCGCGTCGTCGAGGCGGTCGTCGACGAGGTCGGCGACGAGGTGCCGGTCATCGCCGGCGTCGGCGCGCCGAGTACCTACCGAACCGTCGCCCGCGCCGAACATGCCGAAGCGGTCGGCGCAGACGGGATCGTCGTCGTCACGCCCTACTACTACCCGCTCGACGGCGACGGGGCGCTCGAACACTACCGCCGGGTCGCCGAGGCGGTCGACCTGCCGGTCTACGTCTACCACATCCCGAGCAAGACCGGCAACGAACTCTCGCTCGAGACGCTCGCTGCCCTCGCGGAGATCGACACTCTCGCGGGCGTCAAGGACTCGAGCAAGGACGTCCCGTGGCTCGCACAGGCGACCGACGCCCACCCGGACCTGACCTTCCTCGCGGGGTCGGACTCCCTGGTCTTTACCGGCCTCGCCGTCGGCTGTTCGGGCGCGGTCAGCGCCGTCGCCAACGTCTTCCCGGAACTGGTCGTCGACTGTTACGAGGCCTACGACGCCGGCGATCGGGATCGGGCCCGCGAACTCCAGAGTCGGATCTTCGCGGTTCGAGACGCCCTCAAGACCGGCGATTCCTACATGTCCGGCGTCAAAACCGCGCTTCGAATGCGGGACTTCGACGCGGGGCCGCTCCGGAGTCCCCTCCGACTCGCGGACGACGAGTCCGCCGCCGAGATGCGCGACCGGCTTCGCGACCTCGAGCTCGCGGGACTCTAA
- a CDS encoding helix-turn-helix domain-containing protein, whose amino-acid sequence MTTIAELSLSTDEFALAETFQELPALEVRVESVVAEGPTRTVPLVWFSDVDREDLEAALEADATVDEYRQLLGNTEDGDLFYRVTYSEAVGSVCCCVYDHGGTVLDARVADGQWTLRLLFPHREELSDAVSEIEDQGVRIDVRRMVEAGTDEDLETTAALTDPQQEAIAEAYRQGYYDVPREISLEELANELEISHQALSERLRRANRVLAGEQLDEPAGEMATPK is encoded by the coding sequence ATGACGACGATCGCAGAACTCTCGCTTTCGACGGACGAGTTCGCACTCGCAGAGACATTTCAGGAACTACCGGCCCTCGAGGTCCGCGTCGAGAGCGTCGTCGCGGAGGGGCCGACTCGGACCGTTCCGCTGGTCTGGTTCTCCGACGTCGACCGCGAGGACCTCGAGGCGGCGCTCGAGGCCGACGCGACCGTCGACGAGTACCGCCAGCTCCTCGGGAACACCGAGGACGGCGACCTGTTCTACCGCGTCACGTACTCGGAGGCGGTCGGTTCGGTCTGTTGTTGCGTCTACGACCACGGCGGGACGGTCCTCGACGCCCGGGTCGCGGACGGCCAGTGGACCCTCCGACTGCTCTTTCCCCACCGCGAGGAACTGTCAGACGCCGTCTCCGAGATCGAGGACCAGGGCGTCCGGATCGACGTCAGGCGCATGGTCGAGGCCGGCACGGACGAGGACCTCGAGACGACGGCGGCCCTGACCGACCCCCAGCAGGAGGCCATCGCCGAGGCCTACCGGCAGGGATACTACGACGTTCCCCGCGAGATTTCGCTCGAGGAACTGGCGAACGAACTCGAGATTTCCCATCAGGCGCTGTCCGAGCGGCTCCGTCGGGCAAACCGCGTTCTGGCGGGCGAACAGTTGGACGAGCCCGCCGGCGAGATGGCGACGCCGAAGTGA
- a CDS encoding HAD family hydrolase gives MERYDLVYRLYDEYDTKTFREYQEFVDVFPAVDSRVALEHWQGATEELEARKDEIRSDFAAGETFAEIAARATRDQAFTALDLEAKYGRAVNVLVLDVDETLRSAGGTDNEIPRETLHLLTEFHDAGVPIVICTGQTLENVKGFAIQGLGSEIVHSGSLSIVYEAGTGVFTPGHGAATKQLLYEDLDETIRSVFDDVRSRVLPEAPEELRRGCHLQGNEFNVTMKPNYETGSAAARETIDEALVYLIDLLADAVGRTLEASTTDAGIDPADENGDLTLAGQTIAAWTRAFYAAQDPEIRGVLESEGAYPDLDADAVPDSLAAVLERIDVAYYEADAAEIGSLELNKVIGVERALEVLGVDDPFALVMGDSKSDLRVMQWVDDTDAGIAAAPEHASRDTLEHVLETDELVFDRGKSIDVLRTVFALNRLARLG, from the coding sequence ATGGAACGGTACGATCTCGTCTACCGGCTCTACGACGAGTACGACACGAAGACCTTCCGCGAGTATCAGGAGTTCGTCGACGTCTTCCCCGCCGTCGACTCCCGGGTTGCCCTCGAACACTGGCAGGGTGCGACCGAGGAACTCGAGGCCCGGAAAGACGAGATTCGGTCGGACTTCGCGGCCGGGGAGACCTTCGCCGAAATCGCCGCGCGGGCGACCCGCGATCAGGCCTTCACCGCGCTGGACCTCGAGGCGAAGTACGGCCGGGCGGTCAACGTCCTCGTGTTGGACGTCGATGAGACGCTGCGGTCGGCCGGCGGCACGGACAACGAGATCCCCCGGGAGACGCTGCACCTCCTGACCGAGTTTCACGACGCCGGCGTCCCGATCGTCATCTGTACCGGCCAGACCCTGGAGAACGTCAAGGGCTTTGCGATTCAGGGGCTGGGCAGCGAGATCGTCCATTCGGGGTCCCTCTCGATCGTCTACGAGGCCGGGACCGGCGTGTTCACGCCGGGCCACGGCGCGGCGACGAAACAGTTGCTCTACGAGGACTTAGACGAAACAATCCGCTCGGTCTTCGACGACGTGCGTTCGCGGGTCCTGCCGGAGGCCCCCGAGGAACTCCGCCGGGGCTGTCACCTGCAGGGCAACGAGTTCAACGTCACGATGAAGCCCAACTACGAGACCGGCTCCGCGGCAGCCCGCGAGACCATCGACGAGGCGCTGGTCTATCTCATCGACCTGCTCGCCGACGCCGTCGGGCGGACCCTCGAGGCGTCGACGACCGACGCCGGCATCGATCCGGCCGACGAAAACGGCGACCTGACGCTCGCCGGCCAGACGATCGCCGCCTGGACCCGCGCGTTCTACGCGGCCCAGGACCCCGAGATCAGGGGCGTCCTCGAGAGCGAGGGGGCCTATCCCGACCTCGACGCCGACGCCGTCCCCGACTCCCTCGCGGCGGTCCTGGAGCGCATCGACGTCGCCTACTACGAGGCCGACGCGGCCGAAATCGGCAGCCTCGAGTTGAACAAGGTGATCGGCGTCGAGCGCGCCCTGGAGGTGCTGGGCGTCGACGATCCGTTCGCACTCGTGATGGGCGACTCGAAAAGCGACCTGCGGGTGATGCAGTGGGTCGACGACACCGACGCCGGCATCGCGGCCGCCCCCGAACACGCCTCCCGGGACACTCTGGAGCACGTCCTCGAGACGGACGAACTCGTCTTCGATCGAGGGAAAAGCATCGACGTCCTCCGGACGGTGTTCGCGCTCAATCGGCTGGCCCGGCTGGGCTGA
- a CDS encoding glucose 1-dehydrogenase, giving the protein MKAIAVQPGAGVPEVVSRPVPEPAPGEALVRIHRVGVDGTDYEVIEGAHGGVPAGDDRLVLGHEAVGVVEDPNGTGLEAGQYVVPTVRRPPAGVETNDYFERGDPDMAPEGEYVERGIVGAHGFMAEYVTSPADDLVPIPDDLAPWGFLVEPISITEKANEHARASRSAFDWRPESALVLGTGSLGLLTAAMFTETLGYERVYCLGRKDRPHPTIEIVERLGATYVDSRETPVDEVAASHEPMDVVYEATGHAKHAFESIDALAPNGVAALLGVPTDWSFEVDGGRLHRDLVLSNKALVGSVNSNRGHFEAAVDTLAALPDWLLESIVTGIYGLEEIERAFPSATTLVAATDGGPGAGPDDDTTIKTAVEFTSI; this is encoded by the coding sequence ATGAAAGCCATCGCAGTCCAGCCCGGAGCGGGCGTCCCCGAGGTCGTTTCCCGGCCCGTTCCCGAACCGGCACCCGGCGAGGCCCTCGTCCGAATCCACCGCGTGGGCGTCGACGGCACCGATTACGAGGTCATCGAGGGGGCCCACGGCGGCGTTCCGGCCGGCGACGATCGGCTCGTTCTCGGTCACGAGGCCGTCGGCGTCGTCGAGGACCCGAACGGCACCGGCCTCGAGGCGGGTCAGTACGTGGTCCCGACCGTCCGCCGGCCGCCCGCGGGCGTCGAGACCAACGACTACTTCGAGCGCGGCGATCCGGACATGGCTCCCGAGGGCGAGTACGTCGAACGCGGCATCGTCGGGGCCCACGGGTTCATGGCCGAGTACGTCACGAGCCCGGCGGACGATCTCGTCCCGATCCCCGACGACCTCGCGCCGTGGGGATTCCTCGTCGAGCCGATCAGCATTACCGAGAAAGCGAACGAACACGCTCGAGCCTCCCGCTCGGCGTTCGACTGGCGGCCAGAGTCGGCACTCGTACTTGGCACCGGCTCGCTGGGGCTGTTGACCGCCGCGATGTTCACCGAGACGCTCGGTTACGAGCGGGTGTACTGTCTCGGCCGCAAGGACCGCCCGCACCCGACGATCGAGATCGTCGAACGGCTCGGTGCGACCTACGTCGACTCCCGCGAGACGCCGGTCGACGAGGTCGCCGCCTCCCACGAGCCGATGGACGTCGTCTACGAGGCGACCGGTCACGCCAAACACGCCTTCGAGTCGATCGACGCGCTGGCACCCAACGGCGTCGCCGCCCTGCTCGGCGTCCCCACCGACTGGTCGTTCGAGGTCGACGGCGGCCGACTCCACCGCGATCTCGTCCTCTCGAACAAGGCCCTCGTCGGCAGCGTCAACTCCAACCGCGGCCACTTCGAGGCCGCCGTCGACACCCTCGCGGCGCTGCCCGACTGGCTCCTCGAGTCGATCGTGACCGGGATCTACGGGCTCGAGGAGATCGAGCGAGCGTTCCCGTCGGCAACGACCCTCGTCGCGGCGACCGACGGCGGTCCGGGCGCGGGTCCGGATGACGATACGACTATAAAAACGGCGGTCGAATTCACGAGCATATGA